The sequence TTTATATTCAATTGCTGAACAATGCTTTAAGCAAAATTATCAAACATCTTCTGGAAATACCGATCTTTTCCCTAAGATTTCATGAAATCTTTAAAAATATAAAGTTTTTTAAAGTCGGAAATGTTGTTTGTTGTTTGGAAGCAACCACCGAACAACAACCAACAATCAACGAACAACAAATTACACAACTGCCGTAGAACCGGGAACACCCGCTGGTAGAACTGTTGATTGAGTGCGTTGTGGTTCCCCAAGCATGACAATAGAACAGGTAAGTTGTCTAGCTAACTGAGTTGTGACATCACTAATAGCTAAACCACCTGGACTAGTGCGATTACGTACAAAAGGTAGCACGACTAAATCATATAATCGTGCTGCCTGCAAGATGGCCTGAGCAACATTTTCATGAGCAATAATTTGAATCTCTGGTGGATTAGCTAAAGCTAATTTTGATACCAGTAGAGAAAGTTGCGATCGCCTCCACGCTATCTTGCTGGAACTAGTGCGGCGTTCGCATACATTCAACACGGTTACTTGCGCTTGATTTGCCTCTGCGAGCATCTGGGCAAATTGCATCGGTTGCAATGTTGGTGCCATTAAATTTTCTACTGGCACCAAGATCCGCTGAATTTTTTTCGGTGATTCTACCAAACGAGTCACCGCCACTGGGCAATGTGATGACCACAAAACACTATCAATCACATTACCGAATAAACGCGCCCTCAACCCAGTTCGTTTACCCCATCCCATCAAGATTAAATTAGCCTTTTGTTCGCGTGCCGATCTGCTAATTCCCTGTGCAAAGGCATCATCGATTCGCAGTAATGGTTCTGCTTCCACACCCAATACTTTACTCAAGGCCATAGCTTTAAGCAGCAAACGTTCGCTACGTTCTAGAGAGATCTCTAATTTAGGTGCATCCATATGAGCTGTTGCAGTGGCAATAGCTAACGGTATAATCCTGCCATTTGCCTGACGTGCCAATAACGCCGCCATTTCAATTAAATACTGCTGTGTTTGGGGATTATGGACTGGTACAACGATAGTAAAAGGAGTGTTGTCTCTTTTTCCAGAATCGGTGTATGGTGGCGTTATTGACGGTTTTTCCTTCCCAATCGCGGAAGTCAAACCAACGGCAAACCGACTGCTCATCAACGAGCCTAGGGTTGATGTTAGCAACATTAAGGCGATCGCACTATTTAATAGTGTTGGCGATAGCAACTTATTCTGATACGCGACTAAAGTTGCGGCTAATGTCACACCCACCTGGGGTAATGATAATGACCACATAGTTAACATTTCCTGCCAGTTGTAGTGGTAAAGTAACTTCGCCCCCAAAGCAGCGATAAATTTGCTGGCAATTAAACCTACTACAAGCAACAGCGTTAATTTAATTGTGGTGATACTGCTGAAAAGGGTAGGCAGATCAAAGAGCAAGCCTAAATGAACAAAGAAAATTGGAATGAATAGTACGCTACCAACAAACACCACTTTCTCTTTTACCGGGCCTTCGCCAACCGCCTCATTCACTGCCAAACCAGCTAAAAAGGCTCCAACAATTTTTTCTACCCCTATCAATTGGGCACCTACGGCAGCAAGAAATACAGAAAGTAACACAAACAAGAACTGATTTCCCTCGTCGTCTCCCGAACGCCGAAAAAATTCTTTGCCTGCCCAATTGCAGCCAAGCAAAACAATAATGGTGTAAATAATTAGTGAATTAAATAAAGGAATGCTCTGCCAGAAACCCAAGTTTGCGGTGTTGGCAGCTAAACATAGGGCAAATACTAGTAGCGCACCTAAGTTCGTTAAAACCGTAGCCCCGATCGTCGTGCTGACTGCTTCGTTGTTTATTACTCCCAAG is a genomic window of Fischerella sp. PCC 9605 containing:
- a CDS encoding cation:proton antiporter domain-containing protein, which gives rise to MELISQVLAVEDTAQVLTKEPIIPFAILLVVILVVPVVFERLRLPGLVGLVLSGVVLGPYGWNIFQTESPVMSLLADIGLIYLMFVAGLEIDLEQFRRKKSQVFGFGCLTFSIPLMVGILIGRSFGFGWNEAVLVGSILASHTLLAYPLINRLGVINNEAVSTTIGATVLTNLGALLVFALCLAANTANLGFWQSIPLFNSLIIYTIIVLLGCNWAGKEFFRRSGDDEGNQFLFVLLSVFLAAVGAQLIGVEKIVGAFLAGLAVNEAVGEGPVKEKVVFVGSVLFIPIFFVHLGLLFDLPTLFSSITTIKLTLLLVVGLIASKFIAALGAKLLYHYNWQEMLTMWSLSLPQVGVTLAATLVAYQNKLLSPTLLNSAIALMLLTSTLGSLMSSRFAVGLTSAIGKEKPSITPPYTDSGKRDNTPFTIVVPVHNPQTQQYLIEMAALLARQANGRIIPLAIATATAHMDAPKLEISLERSERLLLKAMALSKVLGVEAEPLLRIDDAFAQGISRSAREQKANLILMGWGKRTGLRARLFGNVIDSVLWSSHCPVAVTRLVESPKKIQRILVPVENLMAPTLQPMQFAQMLAEANQAQVTVLNVCERRTSSSKIAWRRSQLSLLVSKLALANPPEIQIIAHENVAQAILQAARLYDLVVLPFVRNRTSPGGLAISDVTTQLARQLTCSIVMLGEPQRTQSTVLPAGVPGSTAVV